AACGGAGGTAAATTTTTATACTGCGAAAATACAGACGAAGTCAAAGAACAGTTTGAAAATATATTAGAAGAAAATGATTGGTTTGAGAGCGAAGTGTTATGCTATGACCCAAAACTCTTTGATATGTTGGATGAAAATAAACTTATTTACAACAAACCTTTACATCCTAAATTTCTTCTTGCTAGTTGTGAGAATTTAATTGCTGAAGAAGGATCTATTTTATTCTCTTCAAAACAAATCAAGCAACACAAACCAAACGAATTACCCGTAAATATTATAGTTTTAGCTACTACAAGTCAAATTCTTGGAGCTAAAAGTGATGGTCTTAGCGCAATCAAAAAGAAATACGAAAGAGATTATCCTACAAATATCACTACGATAAAATATTTTGAAAAAGCAAAAGAAGAAGATTTCACACAATACGGAAGTTCAGCGAAAAATCTTTATTTATTGCTTCTAGAAGATCTTTAAGATGAATGAAACGCT
Above is a window of Flavobacterium sp. 123 DNA encoding:
- a CDS encoding LUD domain-containing protein yields the protein MSLFKKFFGSTNPTSEEEKEKEYNKSFADINMSIDEQFIYNFKKNGGKFLYCENTDEVKEQFENILEENDWFESEVLCYDPKLFDMLDENKLIYNKPLHPKFLLASCENLIAEEGSILFSSKQIKQHKPNELPVNIIVLATTSQILGAKSDGLSAIKKKYERDYPTNITTIKYFEKAKEEDFTQYGSSAKNLYLLLLEDL